The genomic region tcgggtacccgaaatacctgAATTACCCAAACTTTCATGTGTCTTGTACTCATGTCATTCTTAACTATTAATTTGTGCATCTATAGCTATGTATAAGTTTGCATGACTTGTGATTGTGGATTGCATGTGCTTTttgtccatgtatatcattattcaaactatatttttatactaatttaatagggtgcaTGTGTTTTATGAAGGtgacaaaacagtttgggtagttCGGGAATTCCTGAACACGAAATTTCGGGTACCTAAATTTTCGGGTATTGTAAAACCTATTGTAAATTCaggtatcgattctcaaaacccaaAATTTAAATTACCCAAATTACATGTCCCATTTTTTttgggtaacccgaacgcccagccCTTTTCCAGTTTACAAGTTGGTGCTCCTACATTCTAAATAGCTTTAATTGGGTTAGGATCTACTTCTATGCCATATTCATGAATAATAAATCCAAAGAACTTGTTAGTCGACACTCCAAAGATGCATTTgattgggttcattttcaaaccatattgtcgtattttatcaaaggctttgcacaAATCATCTAGATGGAAATCAAACACAACTGATTTGACTACTATATCTTCAATATAGACTTCCACAATGTTTTCCTAAAAACTCATGAAAGCATAAATTTATAACCCTTTCATAAGCGCCACCAACATTCTTTAAACCAAATGTCATAACAAACCACTAAAATAAACCAATAAAGTCTAgacatataaaggtcgttttGGAAGCATCGTCTTCGGCCATAAAGATTTGATTATATCGGACATTACCATCAATAAAGCTAATTGTGACGGAATCTCCTAAGATATTAGGCCTACCTATAGCTGTCCTTGTCCCAAGGACCTTAGACAGTCATACAGATGCACCCAATAGCTCGACAGGACTTGATTCCTGCATCTTCTTCAACATCTCCCAAGAGTGTACATACCATTTCACAGACATTACACATAATCGGAGTAAAACTGGAAagagttacaataacttaatttacattaacaTGTTAAAGTAACAATATAGAAAGAGTGATTGTTACAATATAAGGGTATGAGTGCTTCTACTTATTATATCACGGGAAGGTAGACACCTTCTATAAGTTCATACTTAATTTTCATCCTCCTTAGGGACGATCTTGGGACAAAAGCAGCAAAACTCTGCAGTCTCATCacttacaacaacatgggttcgaaaaccctgagtacagagtgtactttcATAAGTCTTACCCGATTAaacgaaaagactctcaaggatatgctgacctttaggagtcaaggtaaggtttagcAAGAACCAATGACCTAGTTTGCACAAAGCTTATTAGAGTTGGTCCTTATGtgatttctttttatttgtcaggttaagtaatttcctgaatctagattccTTTCCTAATTTGGATCAAACACTTGGGCTACACTAGCCATTTTTTATTAAACTTTGAATTTACTTGTCGCTAcggtgtagggtagtgaccaattcttcatgtccgagaagtaacgacgatctaaATTGATTAATACCTAGGTGGGGATCTCcatccacacgacatatgtatcacctaatccttgcatatgtcaactcgcacccgggtttatcaagaccagaacgggttcaaGCCAACCGAGAGTACGAATAATCTACCGTTCAACCTCTTGTCAcgaagggtacatgctactctcaccatctctgcaCTCCCATTGCGTGAAAGCCTTTCAGGTATTGGTCTGACCAAGACAaaacttacccatgacgaggcatatgACCAGTTAAAAGATATTTGATCATCAAAcctacatcggctcggtccttTGTTTTAACAACTATGGGCTAATCAGCTCAACCAAACTACACTACCACTTAAATAGGTAGTTATTTGAGATTATAATCTgactaaattatataatccaacaactTTTAAACTAACACTTAGTTCAAAATTTATtgaattatataatctgaacATATTATAATATCAAACAAACACCAATAAGTCAACCTCATAGCCATGTACACCAAACAATTGTTAGAATTGTGCACCACCTTTGGCCAGACTTTATAGCCAGGAAAACCAAATAGCAGTTAGAGTTGTGCGTCACCTTTAGCCAGCTACAATCAAACAAACCTCCGGTGCTTCCTCTAGCCAGGGCGTTTCCAGCCTGGGTTTCTAGCCATCCTACCAAATAGACCCATAATACACTGACATCCTTTTCGAGAACCTGGCATACTTTAATTTCTTTCAAGTTTTTAGAGGAAGGTAACCCTCCCCTCAATTCAGAAGGCGAATATTCACAGATTATGAGATTCACATTCGAGCATAAAATTGAGTGAGAAGCGGTGGCAATTTTGCATGTTTTGCTTCCTGTCTTTGTGTATGTCTCCGGCGAACCATGACGCGGCGGCGGTGCTACCGCTTCTGGCCTCCCTTTGTCCCCCACAAAAACATCAGGCAAAGGGAGGCATTCCGAAGCCGGCGCTCGGGCCGCACGGCAGACGGACAAAAGAGCAGCAAACCGAGAAGATCGAGATGGGAAGAGACACCCACGCATCTGACCCTTGCGTACGTGTTGCTGGGCTCATGGGCAGCCATGGCCCCGTCCATTACTCTTTTGTACAATTTGCCTGATCATACGAGTCAATGGAGCCCCAGCAGCCGCCGAAGCTCCCGCGTGGCGGCGGCGTCCACGCCTGACACCGTCGCGTGGACGACCGTCCTGGACGAAAACCGTGGCAGGGGCAGCGCCCGCGGCGACGGCGACATGGCACCGAACGCCGGGCCCGCGTACGCGTCCGCCATCGCCACCTTGGTCCGTACGACATGCCTCGGcaccgtcaccgccgccgagGGGCTCCGCCTGTCGCCGCGTGTGCCACAGCCCTGGCGCGCCGCCGTCCTCCTCCCGGCAGTGGGGCGCAGCGGCCGCGGCCGCCTAGCACGGGCGAGGCAGTCATGCGGGCGGAGCACCTCTGTTCCCATGGCGACTGACGCGTGCGTGTGTGCCTACGCAGGAGGAGAGGGGCGCTTCGGCGAGGGAAGCGTGGGAGGCTTCCACTCCACCCCCTCTCCCGGCGCCGGTCGTGCCTAACGGTTACTTCGTGCTCGAGCCTATGagctcctccgttgccttaaaggccTCTTGCCGGGGTGGCGGGTGCCTTGCTGCCGCACCGTGGAATCTGGAATGGAACGGACGAAGGCGCGGGGTCCGAGGAGCTGGTGCCGGGAAGCGCGCATGTGCACCAGGAGAAACTGTTGAGAGTGGAACCGTCACTTTTTCCAACCGTCAGGAATGGCACCGGTGCACATCATCCACCTGGGCCTCCATGCACCGGCCTCAGATCATGCACAATAGTTTTGGGCACGTGTGCGATGCCCTTGAGGCCTGTACAGTTAGTGGGAAATAAATGTTGTATCGGCTTTGGTGCATGTAATTACTAAGTGCACGAGCCCTTGCCATCTTCATACACACAAAGCCTTAGCCTCCCGACTATTCAACTTGTAACACTCCAAAATCACATTATGAATAAATTAGAAAATTCATTTCGTGTTTTAAATAAATGTATTTTCAAATAATAGATTACCTTAAAGATTCTTATGTGAATTATCCTTTGTGTTAAAGATCTATTCTCTAAAAAAAAAAGTAAGTTAAACTATCTCTTAATATATAGTTTACACAAGAAATTATATCCTtttaaataaatatatgaagattatagatttattttattgtacttctaaaatgtggctatgtgtttgaattgttttctttaataattattattgtaaaaacatcttaCATGAATTATTCCTAATAATATTCATTTGCTTAAatggataaattaattaataaaaatgctttgcataaatcatgtgagagcacctaaagagatcaacacaaaactaatagccacaaaacttggttataaaaATGTTAGTGCTACTAAGTAGTTGCGAAGCAAGTTCTTGTGGGCAAGAcaatcacaaagagatcaacacaagagacacgcgattttatcccgtggttcggccaagtaacacttgcctacttccacgttgtggcgtccaaatggacgagagttgcactcaacccctttcaagtgatccaatgatcaacttgaataccacgacttttctttgcttatctctttttcccgtttgcgaggaatctccacaagttggagtctctcgcccttacaacaaagatcacactgaaagcacggagtaaggttgggaagaacaacacactagaattaaatccacactgcaaacacgcacacaagtgagaagatgagcacacaaaacacgcgcggggagtttacaactcgaaaagtgctccaatctcaagaacgatgaacgattgcgtgaaagtgaggactagaagtcttggaatgcttagagtgtgcttgggtgactcctccatgcgcccaggggtcccttttatagcccc from Zea mays cultivar B73 chromosome 6, Zm-B73-REFERENCE-NAM-5.0, whole genome shotgun sequence harbors:
- the LOC118472257 gene encoding uncharacterized protein, whose amino-acid sequence is MGTEVLRPHDCLARARRPRPLRPTAGRRTAARQGCGTRGDRRSPSAAVTVPRHVVRTKVAMADAYAGPAFGAMSPSPRALPLPRFSSRTVVHATVSGVDAAATRELRRLLGLH